The following nucleotide sequence is from Acidovorax radicis.
GCCCGCACACAGGATTCGAGCCGCCGCGCCACCTGTTGCAATAGCTGGTCGCCCACATGATGTCCATAGCTGTCATTGACAGCCTTGAACCCGTTGAGATCCAGCAGCAGCACGGCGAACATCGCAGATCCATCGCGCGTCGGCACGCCATCACCGTTCACCCCGTCGTTCTGGTGCAGCGCGATGAGTTGCGCGAGTCGATCACGGAACAACGGCCGGCCGGGCAAGTTGGTCAGCGCATCGTAGGAACTGCCACGCTCGGCCAGATCGCTCAACGATCCCGCCATGCGCACGGGAACGCCGTCTTCAAACTCGGCGAGCCCGCGCCAATTGACCCATACCAGCCTCTCAGCCCCGTGGAACGCGCGGAAGTCCACCGAAAAGTTCGAGCTGTTTCCGGACAGGTGCCTGCGGTAGGCCTCCTGCACGCGCTCGCGATCCTCGGTATCGATGAGTTGCTCGAGAAAGCGCCAGCCCCCGTCATGCAAAAGATCGGAGCTACCCAGCCCGACGATCTGAAGAAAACGCCCAGACACATGCAGGGCGTCCGTTCGCAAGTCCCAATACCAGATGCCGTCATTGGATCCGCGGGTCGCCAGCGAATAGCGGTTTTCGGAGCGCAACAAATCGAGTTCGGTGTTCTTCTGCTGGGTGACGTCGATCATCAGGCCGATCATGCGGTTCGGCCGACCCGGCTCGACCACTGCGCGGCACAGATCACGCACCCACACGACCTTGCCCGACTTGGCAATCAGCCGGTAACTCATCTCGTAGGCATGGCTGTGCGTGGCGTTGTAAGCGGCATCGTCAATCAGCAGGGCCTGCGCCAGGTCATCGGGATGCACATGCGCCCGCCAGAAGCCCGGGTCAGCCCGCCACTCCTCGACCGAGTAGCCGAACAAGCGCTCGACCTGCGGGCTCAGAAAGGTATTGCCCACCCCGATTTCAGCTTCCCAAACCACGCCATCAATGGTTTCCAGCAAGCGCAGAAAGCGCTGGCGAATTTCCACCAGCACCTGCTCGGTAACCTCGGTGATCTCGATCAGGACACCCTGGCGGCTGATCACCCGCTCGGCCGCATCCGTCTCCGGGTGGAACTGCAGACGCACCCAGCGATAGTCCGCGTCGGCAAAGCGCAAGCGGAACACCGGCATGCCCGAGCGCAGGGTGCCGATGTCGTCAGGATGCACGAATTCAAGCAAAGACCTGCCGAGCGCCGCCGCCACCGAATGGCCGGTGAGCTTGTGCCACGCCGGGTTCAGATAAGTGATCTCCCACAGCGCATCGGTTTGCACCACCGCCTCGGGTAACAGTTGCAGCAGTTTTGCGGACGGCGTGGGAGTGGTGGGCATGCAGGGCTGTTGCAAAAAGGGAGGCAAATACATCCAACGGATAGCAAAATCAACCACGTGAGATCAAGTATGGCACGGGTTCCGGGCCCCCTTATTTTCGGTGGTTTGGGGCAGCCAAACAGCGCGAGCCAGCGACGCCCTCCCCCGCCGCTGGCTCGCTCACATCACGACGGCATCACCCGTCAAAACGCCACCTTCATCCCCACCGTCAGATTGCGCCCCATCAGCGGCGCTGCGTTCTTGATGAACGAGGTGTGCGCGTACGCCAGGCAGTCCGTCAGGTTGTTGGCCTTTAAATACACCTGCCATGGCGTGCCGCTGCTGAACTGGCCGTTGTAGCTCACCCCCAGGTTCAGCATGCCGTAGCCGGGCGTGGCGGTTTCGAATTCGGCCACGCGGGTCTGGCGGGCCACTTGCACCCATTCGACCTGGCCTTCCCAGGCTTGCCAGTTGGCGTCCAGCCGCACGCCAGCGCGGGTGGCGGGGATGCGGGGCAGCAGGCCGTTGCCGCCGTCGAGCTTGGCGCGCACGGTGTCGCCGAACAGGGTGATGCCCAGATTGCGCGTCAGGCGCTGGCGCACCTGGCCTTCGATGCCGGTGAAGGTGGCGTCGGCCTGGCTGTATTGCAGCAGTTGCAGGCCATCCACTTCATCGAGCGTGCGGCCATAGATGTAGTTGCTGATGCGGTTGCGGAAGACGCTCACGCCAAAGGTGGTGTCGCCGCTGGTTTTCTTCAGGCTCACGTCGATGTTCTGCGAGATCTCGGACTTCAGGTCGGCGTTGCCGCGCTCATACGTGCTGGTGGCCATGTGCAGGCCCTTGGCATACAGCTCTTCGGCCGAAGGGGCGCGGCTGGCGCGGGTGAAAGAGGTGCCGACCTGGTAGCCGGACGTGAACTTCCACACCGCGCCCAGCGATGCCGAGGTGCCGTTGTGGCTGCGTTCGATGCCGCTGGTTTGCGCTTCGGCCGTCTGGCGGTCGTGGCGCAGGGCGGCTTCAAAGCGCCAGTCGCCCAGGCGATATTCCTCTAGCGCAAAGAAGCCCAGCTTACGCGTGATGGTGGGCTCCACATAGGCCTCTTCGCCTTCGGCGCTGAACTTGCGTTGCGAGGTTTGCAATCCAACCACCCCCTTGAAGCCAGCAAGCGGCTCGTGCTGTAGCTCGATGCGGGTGTCGTAGGCCTTGTTCTTGAAGGTGGTGCTGACCGCGCCGTCTTCGACCTCGTCGTGTTGGTAGTCGGTGACGCCCGCACGCAGGCGCAGGGCCGAAAAGCCGGTGAACGGGTTGCGCAGCTCGCCCCGGATGTCGAAGCGTTCGCTGCGCAGGTCCACCACGGGCACGTCGCCCGCTGCCCCGTCGTGGTCGTGGTCATGGCCGTCTGCTTCGTCATCGGCATGGGCGCCGCAGTGCAGGTGGTCGCCGTGGGTGTGGCAGCCGTCAAAACTGTGGTTATGCCCCGGCAGGCCATATTGGGCGGTCTGGCGGGTGTAGGCCGCGCCCAGGTAGCCCTGGTCGCCCACCCACGACAGGCCGACGCTGCCGGTGTCGGTGCGGTTGAAGCTGCCCAACACCTTGCGGGTGGGTTCGCCCTCAGGCGCCCAGCCCTTGCCAACGCGGTAGTCGCCTGCGTCGCGCGCCACGCCTTCCACGTGCACCGCCAGGTGGCCCGCGCCGCCGGTCAGCGAGAAGGCCCCTGCCCCTTCGCGGGCGCCCGTGTTGGCGCGCAGCTCGGCGCTGCCTTCGTAGCCTTTTTCAGGGACCGCAGTGGGCACCTTGCCGTCGAGCACATTGACCACGCCGCCCACGGCGCCGTTGCCATAGACCAGGGCCGAGGGGCCGCGCAGCACTTCGATCTGGGTGGCCAGCAAAGGCTCGGACACCACGGCGTGGTCGGGGCTGATGGTGGAGGCGTCGTGCAGCTCGGCCCCGTCGCTCAGCACCTTGACGCGCGGGCCGTCCATGCCGCGAATGATGGGGCGGCTGGCACCGGCGCCAAAGTGGCTGCTGGTGATACCGGGCTCACTGTTGAGCGTCTCGCCCAGGGTGGCCTCGCGGCGGCGCACGAGCTCGTCCCCCTCCAGCACGGTGGCCGGTGTGGTCATGTCGTTGGCACCCAGCTGCAGGCCGCTGGCCGACACGGTAACGGGTGCCAGAGTGGGGGCTGCCGCGCTGTCGGGGCTGGCCTGCGCGTGTGCCAGCCGGGTGCCAGACAGCAGAACCATCGCGGCAAGGGCCACAGGGCGCAGGGCAGGACGGCGGGGTGTGCGAAGGAGGTGTGCAGGGTGAAAAGTGTTCATGGTGTCTTGTTGTCTGTGCAATAGGTGCGCGCCGACATGGCGGGCAACCAGTGCCCGCTGCGGCGGTGCTTGGGGCGGTTCATGCCCCGAAAATATGATTAAAAAGTGCATGTAGCGCTTTATTCGTAAGCGCTGGCAGCTATCGATATGTGAGCTGTCAGGCGCCACACACCCATCCATTGCGCGGCTCTGCGCCCCTTTGCATTCATCTGCATCCATCTGCCAGCAGCTGACGGCACGCAGAGTTGTGCGCCTCTTTCAAGAAGCGATAGGCAAAGGTGAATGGCTGCACTGGCCCCGGCTCGGGCCGCAGCGCAAGCGTTTTGAAGCGACGCTTAAAACGTGTTCACGCGCTCACACTGCGGGCGGGCCGCGCGCGTAGAACAGCGTGACGTGCAGCACACCGACGCGGTCGGCCGGTGGTGCGGGCGGTGCTTGCGCCAGCACGGGCGCAGGCACCGCCATGGGGATGGAATACAAGGCGTCGCCCAGCGCGAGCTGATCGAGCAACAGGCAGTCGGCGGCGCTGTGGTGGCCGGCGAGCAGGTCGAACAGGCCGGGGGAGCTGGCGGGGACGGCGCCCGCTGGCTGAGCCGGTGCAGCGGCCAGTGCGGGGTGCTGCGCTGGCGTTGGCGTTAGGGTTAGCGGCCCCAGACCCTGCGCTTGGGCTTGTGTTGGAGCCTGCAGCGCCAGCAGCACCCGCCCGGCGTGCACCCGGTCAAGCGTGCTGCCGTGGGTGACCTGGTGCAGACGGCCCAGCGTGGGTGCCACCACCAGCGCCAGCAGCAGCCATACCAGCGCGGCCTGGGCACCCACCACGCGCAGGCCCTGCCCCGCCCAACGCCGCGCCACGCCGAGGGCCGCCGCCGCACGCGCAGGCTGGCGCAGCGGGGCTCGGCCTGCAAAGGCAGCGGGCGAATAAATGGGTGGGTGGCTCACGGAACGGGACGGGCAATAAGAAAAAGAAAGAGGCGAGAGAAACTGGCGCAGCAGGGGAACAGGGGAACGGAGGCGTGCGATGTCTTCGGACCATGCACCGGACTGTTTATTTATTTACTTACTTAGTTGTTTGTTGATTGATTGACGGATCTATTTCACCGGCACCGCATTCACCACGCGGTAATACAGCCCATAGGGATCGTTGGGGAGCAGCGTGAACTGGCCTTCCACCACCACGGGTTCCAGCGAGTAGCGCACGGGGGTACGGGCTTTGACCTCGACCATGCTCTCAGGCCCGCCGGGCAGGCAAAAAGCGCAGGTCAGCGGCACCGAGGTCAGCAAAAAATGGGTTTGTGTGGGCTTGGCATCCAGCGGCACCATAAAGCCCTGAATGCGCTGCACGGTCTTGTTCAACCCCTGCTGGCGGGCGCTGAACACGGGCAGCACGGCGTCTTTGGTGGTCTTTTTGGTCAGGTCCGTCAGCGTGGACCATGGCACCACATCCGAGCGCTGGGGCAGCGGCGCAATCGGGCTGCTGGGGCTGTGAAAGCCCGGCCCGGTGCCCGCAGGCAACCCACCCATGGCCGCGCCTGCCGGCAACGGGGACGAGAGCACGGGCGCCCCCATTTGCGCCCCCATTTGCGCCCCCATTTGCGCCCCCATTTGCGCCCCCGTTTGCGCCCCCGTTTGCGCCGCAGGGGCCGCAGCGGGCTTGGGCGCGGTGCCCACCACCGGCTGTGCATGCAGCGCGCCACCCATAACCGCCACCACGCCACAACCCACCACCACCGCCGCCCCCAGCACCCGCGAAAGCGTTGCCGCGCGCTGCGTGGCATGGCGAGGCGTTGCGCTGGTGACGGTTGGGGTGAACATGGGGATAGACATAGGTATAGGTTGGGCTATGGGTAGGCTGGGGGATGAGCGTGGGTCAATGCAGCGGCCGAATCGATGCTTTGAACAAGCGCTTAGTGCGCGTGTTTCATCCCGCAGTCTTTGCCAATGGCCAGGTTGCGGCAGGCCGCCTGCAGGTCTTTTTGGCACTGGTCATGGTCTTTGCCCGACTCCAGGCATTTGGCGGCAGATTCATGCGCGGCAGCCATGGCGCGGTGGCGCTCAATGTCGGCCTTGGTTTCCTTGTCGCCATGGCCTTGGGCCTGCGCGAAGGCACCTGCCAGCAACCATGGGGCCAGGGCCAGCGCGAGGAGGGATTTTTTCATGAAGGACCTTTCAGTACGGAGGGGTTGAAAACAATACGAAAAAGACAAAAAACGAAAGGGGTGCAACCCCCAAGTGGGCAGGCGATCGCTCATGCCTGGCCCAGCAAATCGGCCACATCGGTGCGATAGGCCTGCAAAGCGGGCAGCAGCGCGGCCAATGCGGCCACCGCCGCAGCCAGTAAGGGCACGCCAGCTTCGGCCGGCAGCCACACCAGCCCGGTCACCGGCAACAACCCCTGGGCGCTGAGCGCCCAGCCCAGCCCTTCGGCCAGGCCGTGGCCCAGCACCAAGCCCAAAACAGACGCCAGCGCGGCCAGCCACAGCGCTTCCCACAGCACCAACCCGGCCACGCGGCCCGGGGGCGCGCCCAGCATGCGCAGCATGGCCAGGTCGGCCCGGCGCTCGCGCACGGCGTTCCACAGCGCGATGAACACGCTCAGCGCGGCCACCGCCAGCAGCACGCAGCCAAAGGCGCGCAGCACATCGGCCCCCACGCCCAGCAGGCGCAGCAGGCGCGTGACCTCGATCGCGGGCGCGGCCGCCTGCATGGCCGTGTCGGCATTGATCTGGCGCGGCAGCGTGACGGCGGCCAGGGGCGAGCGGTAGCGCACCAGGGCCACGGTCACTTCGCGCTCTTGCTTGAGGATTTCCAGGTCGTCGGGGCCATCGGCCGTGGCGGTCTCGTGCACCAGCCAGACGGATTCGGTGCTGGTCAGGATGAGCCGGTCAAGCACGCAGCCGCAGGGCACCAGCACGCCGCTCACGCGGTAGGGGTGGTCGCCATGCGCGTGCCCTCCCCCGCCCAGGCCGTGGCTACCAATGAACGTGGAGCCCACCAGCGGGGCGCCGCCATGGGTGGCTTTGACGATGCTGCGCGCGACCGTGGCGCCCAGCACGGCATCCATGGGCTGCTGCCACAGCGCGCCTTCGGCCAGCGTGGCCTCGTAGTGCGCCACATAGTCAGGCGTGGTGCCCACGATGCGGTAGCCCTGGTAGCTGTCGCCCAGGCTCAGCGGGATGACCTGCGCCACCAGCGGGTTCTTCTGCAGCGCCTGCACATCCTGCAGCGGGATGTTGCCGGTGGGCACATCGATGTGGAACACCCCCGCCAGAATGAGCTGCAGCGGGCTGCCCTTGGCGCCCACCACCAGGTCAATGCCCGCGAGGTCGCGCTCGAACGCCTTGTCGAGCTGCGTGGCGACCAGCAGCACCAGCGTGATGGCCGCCAGGCCCAGCGTGAGCACCAGCAGGTTGAGCACGGCCGCCAGCGGGCGAGACCACAGGTAGCGCCATGACAGGCGGGCGAGTTTGAATACTCCTGAATTCATAGCTGCTAGCGCTTATCCGATAAGCGCTGGGCGCCCATTTCATTCAAATCCAGGGGCTGAACACCCGCCAGGGCGGACACCACACGCTGGTCATGCGTGGCGATCACCAGGCTGGCATCGCAGGCGGCGGCGCTTTGCTGCAGCAGCGCCAGCGCATCAAAGGCGGCCTCGTCGTCCAGGCTGGCCGTGGGCTCGTCGGCCAGCAGCACCTGCGGCGCCAGCAACACGGCCCGCGCCAGCGCCACGCGCTGTGCCTGCCCGCCCGAGAGTTGGTGTGGCTTGCGGGCGGCCAGCTCGGCCACCCCCACCTGCGCCAATGCGCGCTGGATGGCTGCATCGTCACGTGGCAGCCCGGCCGCAAAGTAAGCCAACGCCAGGTTGTCGGCCACCGTGAGTGCGCTGCTGAGGTACAGCTTTTGCGGCAAAAAACCAATCGTGCGGGCGCGCCAGGCATCGATCTCGGCCCCGCGCTGCGTGCCCAGCTGCGTGCCCGCCACAAACAGGTCGCCCCCGCTGGCCCCGCGCAACCCGGCCATCAGCGACAGCCAGGTCGATTTGCCCGTGCCCGACCGGCCACGCAGCAGCAAGGTGCCGCCCTGGCGCAGATCCACGTCCGGGAAGCGCAGCGGCGCAGCGCCGCCCGTGGCGTAGGTGTAGGACAGGCCCCGGGTGCGGATCATGCGGCGGAGCCTTCCGAGGGGTGCGCACAGCCCGAGCACCGCCCGCGCACTGCAATGTCCACGGCCAGGCCCTCATGCCCGGCCGTGGCCAGCGCCTGCAGCACCTGCTTGAGAGCCGTCTGCACTTTGACCGAGCCCTGCGACAGGCGGAATTGGCGGTGGCAGTCGTCGCATTCAAAGCGGGGTGCAGCGCCCTCTTCGCCTTGTGGGGCCAGCGCGTACCGCGTCACGCGGGCGGCATCCACCTGCTTGTGCAGCAGGCCTGCAGCGGCAAAGCGGTCGAGCAGGCGGTAGACGGTGACTTTGTTGACCGCAGCACCCGCGGCAGCCAGGGCCGTCTCGACCTCGGCTTCAGACAACGCGGCGTCTGGTCGGGCCTCATACAGCGCAGCCAGCGCCCGCGTGGCGCGGGTGGCGCGCATGCCGGGCGGGAGCGACCAGGGCTGGAAGCGGTGAGCGTTTGAAGAGGACGGTGCGGACATGGATGTGGCGTATGGACGTGGCATAACGCAATTGGGTTGCATTATGCCCGCACACAACCCCCGCACTGACCACAGCGGGCATGAAAGCCGATGGACTCAGGGCCTGAGGCAGTGACGCCGCACCTTTCACAGCCACCCGAGCCTTCGACTCACCCCTTCAAATAGCGCGTAAACGTCTTGCGAAACTTCTCCACCTTCGGCCCCACCACAAACGCGCAATAGCCTGCGTTCGGGTTGTTCGCAAAGTAGTCCTGGTGGTACGCCTCGGCCGTGCTGTAGTCCGAGAGCGGCTTCACCTCGGTGGTGATGAGCGCTCCAAACAGCTTGTCTTGCGACATCTGCCGGATCATGACGTTAGCGATCTCGCCGTGCTCAGGGTTGTCAAAGTAGATGCCGCTGCGGTATTGCGTGCCCACGTCGTTGCCCTGGCGGTTGAGCGTGGAGGGGTCGTGGGTATGGAAGAAGATTTCCAGGATCTCTTGCAGGCTGATCTCGTCGGCATCGAACGTCAGGCGCACCACCTCGGCGTGACCGGTATCGCCCTGGCAGATCTGCTCGTACGTGGGGTGGACGGTGTGGCCGTTGGTGTAGCCGCTTTCCACGTCGGTGATACCGCGCACGCGGTCGAACACGGCTTCGGTGCACCAAAAACAGCCGCCGCCCAGGGTGATGGTTTGCAAAGTCATGGCAATCCTTGGTTGTTCGTCAAATCGTCTGATTATCAATTGACGCTCCCGCACGTGCTTGCTACATTACTAACCGGTCAGTCATTAACGAAGTTGCCCCTTGTCCCATACGCCTGTTCCCACTACCGCCCCAGTTGGCACCAAACGCGAGCGCCGCAAGGAAGCCCGCCCGGGTGAGCTGCTGGAGGCTGCGCTGGACCTTTTTGTCGAAAAGGGTTTTGCCGCGACGCGGGTGGATGAGGTGGCGGCGCGGGCCGGGGTGTCCAAAGGCACGCTCTTTCTGTATTTCCCCAGCAAGGAAGAACTGTTCAAGGCCGTGGTGCGGCAGAACATTGCAGGCCGGTTTGAAGAGTGGCGAGGCGAACTGGAGTCGTTCGAAGGCACCACGAGCGATCTGCTGCGCTACTGCTACCAGGTGTGGTGGGAGCGCATCGGCGCCACCAAGGCCTCGGGCATCACCAAGCTGATGTTCAGCGAGGCCCAGAATTTCCCGGAGATCACCGAGTTCTACCAGCAGGAGGTGATTCTGCCGGGACAAGCGCTGATCCGCCGCATCGTCGAGCGCGGCATCGAGCGCGGCGAGTTCCGCCCCGTGCCGCTGGACTACATCGTGCACGTGGTGCTGGCCCCCATGATCTTCCTCATGATGTGGAAACATTCGGTGGGCGCGTGTATTCCAGACTCGCTGGGATTACGGCCTGAGTTGTATATCGAGGCGCAGATCGACAACGTGCTGCATGGCCTGCTGGTGCGGCCCGAAGGCTCGCAGCCCATTCCACCCCCTTCCTCCTCTTCACCGCCCCCACGCGGCACCTGACCATGAAACGCTGGATTCCCTTGGGCGTTGCAGCCATCGCCGTCGTGCTGATCGGTGGCGGTGTGTGGCGTGCCATGGCGGCGCGGCAGGCGCAGCAAAAGGCTTTGGCCGAGGCCACCACCCAACGCGCCGAGGCACCGCTGCAACTGGCACCCGATGAGGTCGTCACCGTGCAGTCGTCCCAGCTCTCGCTGGGGGTGCCGGTATCAGGCTCGTTGCGGGCCGTGGACTCGGCCATGGTCAAGGCACGCGTGGCCGGCGAACTGCAGGGCCTGACTTTGCGTGAAGGCGACAGCGTCAAGGCGGGCCAGGTAGTGGCACGCATCGACCCGACCGAAGCCCGTGCACGCCTGCGCCAGGCCCAGCAGCAGGCCGACGCCGCCAAATCGCAGGTGGACATCAACCAGCGGCAGTACACCAACAACCGCGCGCTGGTGGACCAGGGCTTTATCTCGGCCACGGCACTGGTGACCTCGCAGGCCAGCCTGGAAGCGGCCCAATCCAGCTACCAGGCCACCGTGGCAACGGCCGACGTGGCGCGCAAGGCGCTCGAAGATACGGTGCTTAAAAGCCCCATCAGCGGGCTGGTGGCCCAGCGATTGGCCCAACCGGGCGAGCGCGTGGCCATTGACGCCCGCATCATTGAGGTGGTGGACCTGTCGCGGCTGGAGCTGGAGGCGTTGCTCAGCCCGTCGGATTCCGTGGCGGTGCGCGTGGGCCAGAAAGCTCAGCTCACCATCGAGGGCATCGGGGCCCCGGTGCCTGCCACCGTGGTGCGCATCAACCCCAGCGCCCAGGCGGGCAGCCGCACGGTGCCGGTCTACCTGCGGGTGGAGCAGCCCTCCGGCGCCATGCCGCTGCGGCAAGGCCTGTTTGTGCAGGGCACGCTCGATACCGGGCGGGCCGATGTGCTGGCCGTTGCGCTGGATGCCGTGCGCACCGACAAACCCGCGCCCTACCTGCAAACGCTCAAGGATGGCCGTGTGGCCTATGTGGAGGTCAAGACGGGCACGCGTGCCGTGGTCAATGGCCAGACCCTGGTGGCGGTCGAAGGTGTGCCGGAAGGCACGGTGGTGGTTGCGGGCCGGATCGGCCAGTTGCGCGAGGGCACGGCCGTGGCCGTGGCTGCGACAGCCGCCGCGTTGCCCGCAACATCCCGCGCAGCGCCCTGACCTCCCCGGCCCACCATGTGGTTCACCAAAGTCAGCCTCAAAAACCCCGTGTTCGCCACGATGGTGATGCTCGCCATCGTCGTGCTGGGCCTGTTCTCTTACCAGCGCCTCAAGGTCGATCAGTTCCCCAACATCGACTTCCCGGTGGTCGTGGTTACCGTGGACTACCCCGGGGCATCGCCTGAAATCGTCGAAAGCGAAGTCACCAAGAAGATCGAGGAAGGTGTCAACTCGATTGCAGGCATCAACGCCCTCACCTCACGCAGCTACGAGGGCACGGCGGTGGTCATCATCGAGTTCCAGCTGCACATCGATGGCCGCAAGGCCGCCGAAGACGTGCGCGAGAAGGTCGCCACCGTGCGCCCCCTGCTGCGCACCGAGGTCAAGGAGCCACGCGTGCTGCGCTTTGACCCGGCCAGCCGCGCCGTGTGGTCACTGGCCGTGC
It contains:
- a CDS encoding sensor domain-containing diguanylate cyclase, which produces MPTTPTPSAKLLQLLPEAVVQTDALWEITYLNPAWHKLTGHSVAAALGRSLLEFVHPDDIGTLRSGMPVFRLRFADADYRWVRLQFHPETDAAERVISRQGVLIEITEVTEQVLVEIRQRFLRLLETIDGVVWEAEIGVGNTFLSPQVERLFGYSVEEWRADPGFWRAHVHPDDLAQALLIDDAAYNATHSHAYEMSYRLIAKSGKVVWVRDLCRAVVEPGRPNRMIGLMIDVTQQKNTELDLLRSENRYSLATRGSNDGIWYWDLRTDALHVSGRFLQIVGLGSSDLLHDGGWRFLEQLIDTEDRERVQEAYRRHLSGNSSNFSVDFRAFHGAERLVWVNWRGLAEFEDGVPVRMAGSLSDLAERGSSYDALTNLPGRPLFRDRLAQLIALHQNDGVNGDGVPTRDGSAMFAVLLLDLNGFKAVNDSYGHHVGDQLLQQVARRLESCVRAIDLVARMSGDEFNVLLESIDPAEASQRAEQIAAALEAPYVIGRHTVISGASIGLASSASKLATVDDYLRAADAAMYRAKSQSLGVCVAQ
- a CDS encoding TonB-dependent receptor domain-containing protein, with protein sequence MNTFHPAHLLRTPRRPALRPVALAAMVLLSGTRLAHAQASPDSAAAPTLAPVTVSASGLQLGANDMTTPATVLEGDELVRRREATLGETLNSEPGITSSHFGAGASRPIIRGMDGPRVKVLSDGAELHDASTISPDHAVVSEPLLATQIEVLRGPSALVYGNGAVGGVVNVLDGKVPTAVPEKGYEGSAELRANTGAREGAGAFSLTGGAGHLAVHVEGVARDAGDYRVGKGWAPEGEPTRKVLGSFNRTDTGSVGLSWVGDQGYLGAAYTRQTAQYGLPGHNHSFDGCHTHGDHLHCGAHADDEADGHDHDHDGAAGDVPVVDLRSERFDIRGELRNPFTGFSALRLRAGVTDYQHDEVEDGAVSTTFKNKAYDTRIELQHEPLAGFKGVVGLQTSQRKFSAEGEEAYVEPTITRKLGFFALEEYRLGDWRFEAALRHDRQTAEAQTSGIERSHNGTSASLGAVWKFTSGYQVGTSFTRASRAPSAEELYAKGLHMATSTYERGNADLKSEISQNIDVSLKKTSGDTTFGVSVFRNRISNYIYGRTLDEVDGLQLLQYSQADATFTGIEGQVRQRLTRNLGITLFGDTVRAKLDGGNGLLPRIPATRAGVRLDANWQAWEGQVEWVQVARQTRVAEFETATPGYGMLNLGVSYNGQFSSGTPWQVYLKANNLTDCLAYAHTSFIKNAAPLMGRNLTVGMKVAF
- a CDS encoding DUF3299 domain-containing protein; amino-acid sequence: MGAQMGAQMGAQMGAPVLSSPLPAGAAMGGLPAGTGPGFHSPSSPIAPLPQRSDVVPWSTLTDLTKKTTKDAVLPVFSARQQGLNKTVQRIQGFMVPLDAKPTQTHFLLTSVPLTCAFCLPGGPESMVEVKARTPVRYSLEPVVVEGQFTLLPNDPYGLYYRVVNAVPVK
- a CDS encoding ABC transporter permease, encoding MNSGVFKLARLSWRYLWSRPLAAVLNLLVLTLGLAAITLVLLVATQLDKAFERDLAGIDLVVGAKGSPLQLILAGVFHIDVPTGNIPLQDVQALQKNPLVAQVIPLSLGDSYQGYRIVGTTPDYVAHYEATLAEGALWQQPMDAVLGATVARSIVKATHGGAPLVGSTFIGSHGLGGGGHAHGDHPYRVSGVLVPCGCVLDRLILTSTESVWLVHETATADGPDDLEILKQEREVTVALVRYRSPLAAVTLPRQINADTAMQAAAPAIEVTRLLRLLGVGADVLRAFGCVLLAVAALSVFIALWNAVRERRADLAMLRMLGAPPGRVAGLVLWEALWLAALASVLGLVLGHGLAEGLGWALSAQGLLPVTGLVWLPAEAGVPLLAAAVAALAALLPALQAYRTDVADLLGQA
- a CDS encoding ABC transporter ATP-binding protein → MIRTRGLSYTYATGGAAPLRFPDVDLRQGGTLLLRGRSGTGKSTWLSLMAGLRGASGGDLFVAGTQLGTQRGAEIDAWRARTIGFLPQKLYLSSALTVADNLALAYFAAGLPRDDAAIQRALAQVGVAELAARKPHQLSGGQAQRVALARAVLLAPQVLLADEPTASLDDEAAFDALALLQQSAAACDASLVIATHDQRVVSALAGVQPLDLNEMGAQRLSDKR
- a CDS encoding Fur family transcriptional regulator, which produces MRATRATRALAALYEARPDAALSEAEVETALAAAGAAVNKVTVYRLLDRFAAAGLLHKQVDAARVTRYALAPQGEEGAAPRFECDDCHRQFRLSQGSVKVQTALKQVLQALATAGHEGLAVDIAVRGRCSGCAHPSEGSAA
- the msrA gene encoding peptide-methionine (S)-S-oxide reductase MsrA, with product MTLQTITLGGGCFWCTEAVFDRVRGITDVESGYTNGHTVHPTYEQICQGDTGHAEVVRLTFDADEISLQEILEIFFHTHDPSTLNRQGNDVGTQYRSGIYFDNPEHGEIANVMIRQMSQDKLFGALITTEVKPLSDYSTAEAYHQDYFANNPNAGYCAFVVGPKVEKFRKTFTRYLKG
- a CDS encoding TetR/AcrR family transcriptional regulator, translated to MSHTPVPTTAPVGTKRERRKEARPGELLEAALDLFVEKGFAATRVDEVAARAGVSKGTLFLYFPSKEELFKAVVRQNIAGRFEEWRGELESFEGTTSDLLRYCYQVWWERIGATKASGITKLMFSEAQNFPEITEFYQQEVILPGQALIRRIVERGIERGEFRPVPLDYIVHVVLAPMIFLMMWKHSVGACIPDSLGLRPELYIEAQIDNVLHGLLVRPEGSQPIPPPSSSSPPPRGT
- a CDS encoding efflux RND transporter periplasmic adaptor subunit, with product MKRWIPLGVAAIAVVLIGGGVWRAMAARQAQQKALAEATTQRAEAPLQLAPDEVVTVQSSQLSLGVPVSGSLRAVDSAMVKARVAGELQGLTLREGDSVKAGQVVARIDPTEARARLRQAQQQADAAKSQVDINQRQYTNNRALVDQGFISATALVTSQASLEAAQSSYQATVATADVARKALEDTVLKSPISGLVAQRLAQPGERVAIDARIIEVVDLSRLELEALLSPSDSVAVRVGQKAQLTIEGIGAPVPATVVRINPSAQAGSRTVPVYLRVEQPSGAMPLRQGLFVQGTLDTGRADVLAVALDAVRTDKPAPYLQTLKDGRVAYVEVKTGTRAVVNGQTLVAVEGVPEGTVVVAGRIGQLREGTAVAVAATAAALPATSRAAP